In Brachypodium distachyon strain Bd21 chromosome 2, Brachypodium_distachyon_v3.0, whole genome shotgun sequence, one genomic interval encodes:
- the LOC100841837 gene encoding E3 ubiquitin-protein ligase RFI2, translating into MGAGAEMREEAVEVEAASVKEEKTPVSCSICLDAVVVVGGERSTARLQCGHEFHLDCIGSAFNSKGVMQCPNCRKVEKGNWLYASGSRPSQDINMDEWAHDEDLYDVSYSEMPFRFHWCPFGRLAQLPSLFEEGESSPPVTFHDFMGQHVFTEHLSVSAAPGGAHPCPYVAYLHPLPSLASSSSSHVPDRSMDGSVYHDHWNHLTGPSDGRPLQAAQHADFHHNHWAHLPHSYAQPNSNNGVTEQLGVSFGTMRPARVDGDSQRRGSVVSPSYFSNGSGSRSRAPNVPPLVPQFMRAHGSINEQFQQNSSSSLFAGAHRSGGLRPTPPPQPENPTFCLFPPGSSGHGSMETDDAGGNRFYAWERDRFAPYPLMPVDCETSWWSSQQSHGASESTTAPAPRRLFGQWIGLGRSSPENRSPEGSSYRQMHTPRM; encoded by the exons ATGGGGGCCGGGGCGGAGATGAGggaggaggccgtcgaggtggaggcggcgagcgtgaaggaggagaagacgcCCGTGTCGTGCTCGATCTGCCTCGAcgcggtcgtcgtcgtcggcggggagaggTCTACGGCGAGGCTGCAGTGCGGCCACGAGTTCCACCTCG ATTGCATTGGATCGGCATTCAATTCCAAAGGAGTTATGCAATGCCCCAACTGCCGGAAAGTCGAGAAAGGGAATTGGCTCTATGCAAGTGGTTCCCGACCCTCACAGGATATCAACATGGATGAGTGGGCTCATGACGAAGACCTCTATGATGTTAGTTACTCTGAGATG CCATTTCGTTTTCACTGGTGTCCATTTGGTCGCTTAGCACAACTTCCATCATTATTTGA GGAAGGAGAATCATCACCTCCAGTTACTT TTCATGACTTTATGGGACAGCATGTGTTCACGGAGCATCTATCCGTATCTGCTGCACCAGGAGGGGCACATCCTTGCCCATATGTGGCATACTTGCATCCTCTTCCATCACTGGCTTCATCATCAAGCTCCCATGTCCCTGATAGAAGTATGGATGGCTCTGTGTATCATGATCACTGGAACCACCTGACTGGCCCATCAGATGGTAGGCCCTTGCAAGCAGCACAACATGCTGATTTCCATCATAACCATTGGGCGCATCTTCCCCATTCATATGCTCAACCAAACAGCAATAATGGGGTCACTGAGCAGCTGGGAGTCTCTTTTGGAACAATGAGGCCTGCAAGGGTTGATGGAGACAGCCAACGTCGAGGATCTGTTGTTTCTCCATCCTACTTCAGCAATGG atCTGGCTCTAGATCTAGAGCTCCTAATGTTCCTCCTCTGGTACCTCAATTTATGAGGGCTCATGGCAGCATCAACGAACAATTTCAACAGAACTCATCATCTAGCCTGTTTGCTGGGGCTCATAGATCAGGAGGCTTGCGACCTACCCCGCCACCTCAACCTGAGAACCCAACATTTTGCTTGTTCCCACCAGGTTCGTCCGGCCATGGTTCAATGGAGACTGATGATGCTGGAGGAAACCGATTCTATGCCTGGGAACGCGATCGCTTCGCGCCGTACCCATTAATGCCAGTTGACTGTGAGACAAGCTGGTGGAGCTCACAGCAATCTCACGGTGCATCAGAATCAACAACCGCGCCTGCACCAAGGAGACTATTTGGGCAATGGATTGGCCTGGGTAGGTCATCGCCCGAAAATAGATCGCCAGAGGGCTCATCATATCGACAAATGCACACCCCTCGGATGTAG